A window of the Halobacterium hubeiense genome harbors these coding sequences:
- a CDS encoding 50S ribosomal protein L22, which yields MGISYSVDTDPDATAKAMLRERPISLKHSKAIAREIKGKTVGEAREYLDAVINEEQSVPFKQHNSGVGHRNDIEGWDAGRYPEKASKDFQKLLDNVANNADQQGFDAEQMVIEHVAPHKVDESRGRKPRAMGKADPWNTTLCDVELVVVEPDAEEVSA from the coding sequence ATGGGAATCAGCTACAGCGTGGACACCGACCCGGACGCCACCGCGAAAGCGATGCTCCGGGAGCGGCCCATCAGCCTGAAGCACAGCAAAGCCATCGCCCGCGAAATCAAGGGCAAGACGGTCGGCGAGGCACGCGAGTACCTCGACGCCGTCATCAACGAGGAGCAGTCCGTGCCGTTCAAGCAGCACAACAGCGGCGTCGGTCACCGGAACGACATCGAGGGCTGGGACGCCGGGCGCTACCCGGAGAAGGCCTCGAAGGACTTCCAGAAGCTCCTCGACAACGTGGCGAACAACGCCGACCAGCAGGGCTTCGACGCCGAGCAGATGGTCATCGAACACGTCGCCCCGCACAAGGTCGACGAGAGCCGCGGCCGCAAGCCCCGCGCGATGGGGAAGGCGGACCCGTGGAACACGACCCTCTGTGACGTCGAACTCGTGGTCGTCGAACCCGACGCCGAGGAGGTGAGCGCGTAA
- a CDS encoding MFS transporter, with protein sequence MSRLSASTVVLRYYLYRATARPGFHYPVYTLFLLFNDLTLAQIGLIASIQSVVVVTSEVPTGYIGDRIGRRNSLAVGAAIMLVSNASYLVATDFIGFTFTFVTLSFGGTFVSGSGSAWLYDTLQEHDMEEEFTRISGRGRALGQWLRAVTLVVGGFLYAVNRYYPFYAGVVAAAISLVLVLRLPQNRAYDDEATGDDLDDDRMTIVDALPVIREQLSMPDLRWFVVYLALFSGAVLTMDMWIQPIAQDTLETTFGPTLDGWGIPEGGVLGILYAAFTVVSAVTSDYASDVEELLGVRKAMLLIPVAIAASYVLAGLVPLLVFPMFFVMKGGNSLVGPITNRYINDQVESVGRATLLSSVAMLRNVAGVPFRVGSGILATWYTSMTAVAILGAIFLVLAFVLWSVASPVSADYEPPDSGNTTADAAED encoded by the coding sequence ATGTCCCGCCTCTCCGCCTCGACGGTCGTCCTCCGGTACTACCTCTATCGGGCGACCGCGCGCCCCGGCTTCCACTACCCCGTCTACACGCTGTTCCTGCTGTTCAACGACCTCACGCTCGCCCAAATCGGGCTCATCGCGAGCATCCAGTCGGTGGTCGTCGTCACCTCCGAGGTCCCGACCGGCTACATCGGCGACCGCATCGGCCGCCGGAACAGCCTCGCGGTCGGCGCCGCCATCATGCTAGTCTCGAACGCCAGCTACCTCGTCGCCACCGACTTCATCGGGTTCACGTTCACGTTCGTGACGCTGTCGTTCGGCGGTACGTTCGTCTCCGGCAGCGGGAGCGCGTGGCTCTACGACACCCTCCAGGAGCACGACATGGAGGAGGAGTTCACGCGCATCAGCGGCCGCGGTCGCGCGCTCGGCCAGTGGCTGCGCGCGGTCACGCTCGTCGTCGGCGGCTTCCTGTACGCGGTCAACCGCTACTACCCCTTCTACGCGGGCGTCGTCGCGGCCGCCATCAGCCTCGTGCTGGTGTTGCGACTGCCCCAGAACCGCGCGTACGACGACGAAGCCACGGGTGACGACCTCGACGACGACCGGATGACCATCGTGGACGCGCTCCCGGTCATTCGCGAGCAGCTCTCCATGCCCGACCTCCGGTGGTTCGTCGTCTACCTCGCGCTGTTCAGCGGCGCGGTCCTCACGATGGACATGTGGATTCAGCCCATCGCGCAGGACACCCTCGAGACGACGTTCGGCCCGACGCTCGACGGCTGGGGCATTCCCGAGGGCGGCGTGCTCGGCATCCTCTACGCCGCGTTCACGGTGGTGTCCGCGGTCACCAGCGACTACGCCAGCGACGTCGAGGAGCTGCTGGGCGTCCGCAAGGCGATGCTGTTGATTCCCGTCGCCATCGCTGCCTCGTACGTGCTCGCGGGGCTCGTGCCGCTGCTCGTGTTCCCGATGTTCTTCGTGATGAAGGGCGGGAACTCGCTGGTCGGCCCCATCACGAACCGCTACATCAACGACCAGGTGGAGTCGGTGGGGCGCGCGACCCTGCTGTCGTCGGTCGCGATGCTGCGCAACGTCGCCGGCGTCCCGTTCCGCGTCGGCAGCGGCATCCTCGCGACGTGGTACACGTCGATGA
- a CDS encoding putative RNA uridine N3 methyltransferase yields the protein MTRSVLVPSSLVREAEDKREATRKLGYVARAAAVFRMDRLVVFPDEGGERKWGGGFVETVLRYAATPPYLRKEAFDTRDELEYAGVLPPLRLSSWTGSDSSGSGSLRQGIVTQVGSEGRVRVNCGMQHPISLQTPPGMEVEEGERVTIRVSSRRPVRAKLVDEPLPGFSVERTGLGDALDRPDAGVRIATSRHGTPLAAASLEGYVERAARDGLTVAFGAPERGLPPMLGLTGDEVSEAVADPSTDAPARFDVWLNTIPSQGSEVVRTEEAMFASLGCLTLTE from the coding sequence ATGACACGCAGCGTACTCGTGCCGTCGTCTCTCGTCCGGGAAGCCGAGGACAAGCGCGAGGCAACTCGCAAGCTCGGTTACGTCGCCCGCGCGGCGGCGGTGTTCCGGATGGACCGACTCGTCGTCTTCCCCGACGAAGGCGGCGAGCGGAAGTGGGGCGGCGGGTTCGTCGAAACGGTGTTGCGGTACGCCGCGACGCCACCGTACCTCCGAAAGGAGGCCTTCGACACGCGCGACGAACTGGAGTACGCCGGTGTCCTGCCGCCGCTCCGTCTCTCGTCATGGACCGGCTCAGACTCGAGCGGGTCTGGGTCGTTACGACAGGGAATCGTGACCCAGGTCGGATCTGAAGGGCGCGTTCGGGTCAATTGCGGAATGCAACACCCAATCTCGCTCCAGACGCCTCCCGGTATGGAGGTCGAGGAGGGGGAGCGCGTGACCATCAGGGTCTCTTCGCGACGACCGGTCCGTGCGAAGCTGGTCGACGAACCCCTCCCGGGGTTCTCGGTCGAACGCACGGGCCTCGGTGACGCTCTCGACCGACCCGACGCGGGCGTTCGCATCGCCACCTCTCGCCACGGGACGCCGCTTGCCGCGGCCTCCCTCGAGGGGTACGTCGAACGCGCCGCCCGGGACGGACTGACCGTCGCCTTCGGTGCGCCCGAACGCGGGCTTCCGCCCATGCTCGGGCTCACCGGGGACGAGGTCAGCGAGGCGGTCGCCGACCCATCTACCGACGCACCCGCGCGATTCGACGTCTGGCTCAACACCATCCCGTCGCAAGGCAGCGAGGTCGTGCGAACTGAAGAAGCGATGTTCGCCTCCCTCGGCTGCCTGACGCTCACGGAGTGA
- the rpl4p gene encoding 50S ribosomal protein L4, translated as MQATVRDLNGDDAGTLDLPDVFSEPVRPDLVKRAVLAAQANRTQKHGSDEYAGLRTSAESHGSGRGMAHVPKTEGRGARVPQTVGGRKAHPPKAEKEPGLDVNDKERKAAVRSAIAATTDADVVAERGHAFDDDAELPLVVSDDFEDLVKTKEVVAFLEAVGVHADVERADDGRNVRAGQGTLRGRKYQEPSSLLVVTSSESGPSKAARNLAGVDVATGREVNAEDLAPGAEPGRLTLWTESAVEEVADR; from the coding sequence ATGCAGGCAACTGTACGCGACCTGAACGGCGACGACGCTGGGACGCTCGACCTGCCGGACGTGTTCTCGGAACCCGTCCGACCAGACCTCGTCAAGCGTGCCGTCCTCGCCGCTCAGGCCAACCGAACCCAGAAGCACGGCTCCGACGAGTACGCGGGCCTGCGCACTTCCGCCGAGTCCCACGGTAGCGGACGCGGCATGGCTCACGTCCCGAAGACGGAAGGCCGTGGCGCGCGCGTCCCGCAGACCGTCGGCGGTCGCAAAGCGCACCCGCCGAAAGCCGAGAAAGAACCGGGTCTCGACGTCAACGACAAGGAGCGGAAGGCGGCCGTCCGGAGCGCCATCGCGGCGACCACGGACGCCGACGTCGTCGCCGAGCGCGGTCACGCGTTCGACGACGACGCCGAGCTCCCGCTTGTCGTCAGCGACGACTTCGAGGACCTCGTGAAGACCAAGGAGGTCGTGGCGTTCCTGGAAGCGGTCGGCGTCCACGCGGACGTCGAGCGCGCCGACGACGGACGCAACGTCCGCGCCGGGCAGGGGACGCTGCGCGGCCGGAAGTACCAGGAGCCCTCGTCGCTTCTGGTCGTGACCTCCAGCGAGTCCGGGCCGTCGAAGGCGGCGCGGAACCTCGCGGGCGTCGACGTCGCGACTGGTCGCGAAGTCAACGCCGAGGACCTCGCGCCGGGCGCCGAGCCCGGCCGACTGACCCTCTGGACGGAGAGCGCCGTCGAGGAGGTGGCCGACCGATGA
- a CDS encoding 30S ribosomal protein S19 → MSTEYRTGREGEFTYRGHDLDELQEMSLEEVAELLPARQRRTITRGLSDEHQKVLEEARESTPEETANDPIRTHLRDMPVLPEFVGLTFAVYTGQEFERVEIEPEMLGHYLGEFQLTRTSVEHGQAGIGATRSSKFVPLK, encoded by the coding sequence ATGAGTACGGAATACCGAACCGGCCGCGAGGGTGAGTTCACCTACCGCGGCCACGACCTCGACGAACTCCAGGAGATGAGCCTGGAGGAAGTCGCGGAACTGCTCCCCGCACGCCAGCGGCGAACCATCACCCGTGGGCTGTCCGACGAACACCAGAAGGTGCTCGAGGAAGCCCGCGAATCGACGCCCGAGGAGACGGCAAACGACCCCATCCGGACGCACCTGCGCGACATGCCGGTGCTGCCGGAGTTCGTCGGGCTGACGTTCGCGGTGTACACCGGACAGGAGTTCGAGCGCGTCGAGATCGAGCCCGAGATGCTCGGGCACTACCTCGGCGAGTTCCAGCTCACCCGAACGTCGGTCGAACACGGGCAGGCGGGCATCGGCGCGACCCGCTCCTCGAAGTTCGTGCCGCTCAAGTAA
- a CDS encoding 50S ribosomal protein L23 → MSGIIDYPIVTEKAMDEMDFQNKLQFVVDIDAAKPEIRDAVESQYDVTVTNVNTQITPDAEKKATVTLSEDDDAQDVASRIGVF, encoded by the coding sequence ATGAGCGGCATCATCGACTACCCCATCGTGACCGAGAAGGCGATGGACGAGATGGACTTCCAGAACAAGCTCCAGTTCGTCGTCGACATCGACGCCGCCAAACCCGAGATTCGCGACGCCGTCGAATCGCAGTACGACGTGACGGTGACGAACGTGAACACGCAGATCACGCCGGACGCCGAGAAGAAGGCGACCGTCACGCTCTCGGAGGACGACGACGCGCAGGACGTCGCCTCCCGCATCGGGGTGTTCTAA
- a CDS encoding 50S ribosomal protein L3 yields MPQPNRPRKGSMGFSPRKRAESEVPRFNSWPEDDGQVGLQGFAGYKAGMTHVVLVDDKANAPTEGMETTVPVTVVETPPMRAAAVRLYEDTPYGKKPLTEVWADDTHESLDRALSVPETGGETDELTEALESEDIADVRVVTHTVPGELSSVPKKQPDIMETRVGGGSLQERVDFAADLLEDGGEHEFGDVFRAGEFTDVAGVTKGKGTQGPVKRWGVQKRKGKHARQGWRRRIGNLGPWNPSRVRSTVPQLGQTGYHQRTELNKRVIDIGNGDDEAVSAAGGFPNYGEVDGNYTLVKGSVPGPEQRLVRFRPAVRPSESPRLDPEVRYVSTESNQG; encoded by the coding sequence ATGCCACAGCCAAACCGACCACGAAAAGGCTCGATGGGGTTCAGTCCCCGCAAGCGCGCGGAGAGTGAAGTACCGCGCTTCAACTCGTGGCCCGAAGACGACGGTCAAGTCGGTCTTCAGGGCTTCGCTGGCTACAAGGCCGGCATGACCCACGTCGTCCTCGTCGACGACAAGGCGAACGCGCCGACGGAGGGCATGGAGACGACCGTGCCCGTCACCGTCGTCGAGACGCCGCCCATGCGGGCGGCGGCCGTCCGCCTCTACGAGGACACGCCGTACGGCAAGAAGCCGCTCACGGAAGTCTGGGCAGACGACACCCACGAGTCTCTCGACCGCGCGCTCTCCGTCCCGGAAACGGGCGGAGAGACAGACGAACTGACCGAAGCGCTCGAATCCGAAGACATCGCCGACGTCCGTGTGGTCACCCACACGGTGCCCGGCGAACTCTCGAGCGTGCCGAAGAAACAGCCCGACATCATGGAGACGCGCGTCGGCGGCGGCTCCCTCCAGGAGCGCGTCGACTTCGCCGCGGACCTCCTCGAGGACGGCGGCGAACACGAGTTCGGCGACGTCTTCCGCGCCGGCGAGTTCACCGACGTCGCCGGCGTCACGAAGGGCAAAGGGACCCAGGGCCCCGTCAAGCGCTGGGGCGTGCAGAAGCGGAAAGGCAAGCACGCCCGCCAGGGCTGGCGGCGCCGCATCGGGAACCTCGGACCGTGGAACCCCTCCCGGGTTCGCTCGACGGTCCCCCAGCTCGGGCAGACGGGCTACCACCAGCGCACCGAACTCAACAAGCGCGTCATCGACATCGGTAACGGTGACGACGAGGCCGTGAGTGCGGCCGGCGGCTTCCCGAACTACGGCGAAGTCGACGGCAACTACACGCTCGTGAAGGGCTCGGTGCCCGGTCCGGAGCAGCGCCTCGTGCGATTCCGCCCGGCCGTCCGGCCGAGCGAGTCGCCGCGCCTCGATCCCGAGGTGCGCTACGTGAGCACCGAATCTAACCAAGGATAA
- a CDS encoding 50S ribosomal protein L2, whose protein sequence is MGRRIQGQRRGRGTSTFRAPSHRYKAELSHRKTEDTDVLVGEVVDIEHDPARSAPVANVEFEDGDQRLVLASEGTAVGDTIEVGISASIEEGNTLPLGEIPEGVPICNVESQPGDGGKFARASGVNADLVTHERDAAVVQLPSGEVKRLSPDCRATIGVVAGGGRTDKPFVKAGNKHHKMKTRGGKWPIVRGVAMNAVDHPFGGGGRQHPGRPKSVSRNAPPGRKVGDIASKRTGRGGNK, encoded by the coding sequence ATGGGACGAAGAATTCAAGGCCAACGGCGCGGCCGCGGCACGTCGACGTTCCGCGCGCCGTCCCACCGGTACAAGGCAGAGCTCTCGCACCGCAAGACGGAGGACACCGACGTGCTCGTCGGCGAGGTCGTCGACATCGAACACGACCCCGCGCGCAGCGCGCCGGTCGCGAACGTCGAGTTCGAGGACGGCGACCAGCGCCTCGTGCTCGCCAGCGAAGGCACTGCGGTCGGTGACACTATCGAAGTCGGCATCTCGGCGTCCATCGAGGAGGGCAACACGCTGCCGCTCGGGGAGATTCCCGAGGGCGTGCCCATCTGTAACGTCGAGAGCCAGCCGGGCGACGGCGGCAAGTTCGCTCGCGCGAGCGGGGTCAACGCCGACCTCGTCACGCACGAGCGCGACGCCGCGGTCGTGCAGCTGCCCAGCGGCGAAGTCAAGCGACTCTCGCCGGACTGCCGCGCCACCATCGGCGTCGTCGCCGGTGGCGGTCGCACGGACAAGCCGTTCGTGAAGGCAGGCAACAAACACCACAAGATGAAGACCCGCGGCGGCAAGTGGCCCATCGTCCGTGGTGTCGCGATGAACGCCGTCGACCACCCCTTCGGTGGCGGCGGCCGCCAGCACCCCGGTCGGCCGAAGAGCGTCTCCCGTAACGCGCCGCCGGGCCGGAAAGTCGGCGACATCGCCTCCAAGCGGACCGGCCGCGGAGGCAACAAGTAA